The following coding sequences are from one Diadema setosum chromosome 9, eeDiaSeto1, whole genome shotgun sequence window:
- the LOC140233274 gene encoding lactadherin-like — MIAYEAPTFISSYWGSSSNGKKGAWCALTNTQGEWIQVDLRSTHQVAGVMTQGRSDAREWVTAFGVHYSLDGLTWTSALNAVEAGSEVFEGNTDSSTIETNDFAVPITARFIRFLPTQWQAHICMRFELVGKVVAGAYPINLWATAHDNCDNRSVCVYPSQCREL, encoded by the exons ATGATCGCTTATGAGGCCCCAACATTTATCTCGTcttactggggatcctcct CCAATGGGAAAAAGGGAGCTTGGTGCGCCCTCACCAACACCCAGGGTGAGTGGATACAAGTCGACTTGAGGTCAACGCACCAGGTCGCTGGGGTCATGACCCAGGGCAGGAGTGATGCTCGTGAGTGGGTGACAGCTTTTGGTGTTCACTACAGCCTTGATGGTTTGACCTGGACATCAGCACTGAACGCCGTTGAGGCTGGGTCCGAG GTTTTTGAAGGCAATACGGATAGCTCCACGATCGAAACGAACGATTTCGCCGTGCCGATCACGGCAAGATTTATCCGCTTTCTGCCGACCCAGTGGCAGGCCCATATTTGCATGAGGTTCGAACTCGTTGGGAAGGTGGTGGCAGGTGCGTATCCTATCAACCTGTGGGCAACTGCTCATGATAACTGTGATAATCGCTCCGTCTGTGTATATCCTTCGCAGTGCCGAGAGCTGTAG
- the LOC140233275 gene encoding lactadherin-like gives MGRLDSLQGDGKGGSWTARANDGNQWIKVDFRRMYHVTGITTQGRPESDQWVTEFKIAYSPDGITWSFVKDCADNDKRFVANSDPDTKVKNSLVEPIRAQLLRIHPTAWHERISMTFEVFGIGPVPGQRFDPLELGMQDRRITDSRLSASSCYNDSTCASHARLGQKPDSNGIGAWSAGVLDHTQWIQVDLTDNRLIQGVVTQGRYDVDQWVSSFKMTYKQDGDRRFQDVLDTSGVPQVFVANEDRNSYAVNTIAVPVTARFVRIHPASWVGHISMRFELFGLNPGSEQQTPGKLGIADGRVSSTSLVASSCRDMAHCADHSRLNRRQIGNVGGAWIAGSSREDEWIQVDLRSAFEITGVTTQGRHDAQHDEWVTSYTVWYSIDGKDWTAVTDCSPQPKTFPANFDKESTVHNAVSPPFAARFVRLQPVSWNNAISLRWELVGKGPVIRENSFFY, from the exons ATGGGTCGGCTTGACTCGCTGCAGG GTGACGGAAAAGGAGGCTCGTGGACGGCAAGGGCCAACGACGGCAATCAGTGGATCAAAGTCGACTTCAGACGGATGTACCACGTGACAGGCATTACCACCCAGGGGCGCCCCGAGTCTGACCAGTGGGTCACAGAATTCAAGATAGCCTACAGCCCAGATGGTATCACGTGGTCATTCGTAAAAGATTGCGCTGACAATGACAAG AGATTCGTTGCCAATTCGGATCCTGACACAAAGGTCAAAAACTCACTAGTGGAACCAATCAGGGCCCAGCTCCTGCGCATCCACCCGACCGCCTGGCACGAACGCATCAGTATGACGTTTGAGGTTTTCGGCATTGGCCCCGTACCAG GTCAACGATTTGATCCCCTCGAGTTGGGCATGCAAGACAGGCGCATTACTGATTCTCGGCTGTCGGCTAGTTCGTGCTATAACGACAGTACGTGTGCATCCCATGCTAGGCTTGGACAGAAACCAG ATTCAAATGGCATTGGGGCGTGGTCGGCTGGAGTGCTTGACCACACCCAGTGGATCCAAGTGGATCTGACCGATAACCGTCTGATCCAGGGCGTGGTCACACAGGGTCGCTATGACGTCGACCAATGGGTGTCCAGTTTTAAGATGACGTACAAGCAAGATGGCGACAGGCGGTTTCAAGACGTTCTTGATACGAGTGGCGTCCCACAG GTCTTTGTAGCGAACGAGGATCGGAATTCTTACGCTGTCAACACGATCGCCGTCCCGGTAACGGCGCGGTTCGTTCGGATTCACCCTGCATCCTGGGTGGGCCACATTAGCATGCGATTTGAACTGTTTGGACTCAACCCAGGCAGCG AACAGCAAACTCCAGGTAAACTGGGCATCGCTGATGGTCGCGTCTCCAGCACCAGTCTCGTGGCCTCATCCTGTCGGGACATGGCACACTGCGCCGATCATTCTAGACTTAACAGACGTCAAATTGGCAACGTTGGTGGTGCGTGGATCGCAGGT TCCTCTCGCGAAGATGAATGGATTCAAGTCGACCTGCGCAGTGCGTTTGAAATAACAGGGGTCACCACGCAGGGTAGACATGATGCACAGCATGACGAGTGGGTGACGTCATACACTGTGTGGTACAGCATAGATGGAAAGGACTGGACTGCTGTCACTGACTGTAGTCCTCAGCCAAAG ACATTTCCCGCCAATTTCGACAAGGAAAGTACCGTACACAACGCTGTGAGTCCGCCATTTGCGGCTCGATTTGTCCGTCTTCAGCCGGTGTCGTGGAACAACGCCATCAGTCTGCGATGGGAGCTGGTTGGCAAAGGGCCAGTAATTC GGGAGAACAGCTTTTTCTACTAA